The nucleotide sequence CCTCCTAGCAATCAATGATCTAAACAAATACTCTAAACAAAAATCTCAAGGGTATAAATAAACCTTCCCACCTTACAAATATTGGAATTAATGTACAGTGATGTTTTACCTACCTTTCAAATTAAAGAAGAGTAACTGGGAATGAATGCTGCATACAAGATAAATGACTGAAAAATCttcaatatttatacatttatagcTACATAAAACAAATGCTCCTGGTTATGAATACCACTTCATAAGTTTGAATGAAACAGCtaataaaataactgtacaatTATGAATTAAATAGCTGAGGCATGAGAAAACAGATTACCTAAACATTAACTTCAAAGtgctttaaaatgtttctatataGCAGAATTTCTGAGTTTTGAGAGAGCAGTAACAGGTGATAAAGTTTGGATTCCAGCCTTACAAGAAACAACTGTAGCATGGTCTAGCTTCCCAGGAACCATTGCTAGCTTCTCCCCAACCTTTCGTCGACGTCTACGCTGTTCAAGTTGATTTAAAGCAGCAGCATTATCCTTGTAAAGTTCAGGATCCTCCAAGATCCTTCTCTTAGCTACTGTAAGCTTAGTAGCAAAATCAATCATCTGCTCACACAGTTGATGTGCAGTTTCACAAGGCTTGTCACCCTCATTTACTCCATTTGTGAGAAGGTCTTCCATCCGCAAAAGTGTAAGTTCATGTCGTTGATGAGCTTCAACCATTGGCAGTGTAATTTCAGCTTGATGACTGTGCTTTTCATCTCCATTACTATTTGCTCTTTGTAATATCTCTTGTTTCTGGATTTTGCTTTCTTCTGGAGTGTCCTCTATTGTTGCTTTTGGTGCAGTTCTCTCACTTTTCTTAGGGAGGGCAAACTTTCCTACGACAGGATCAAAATTATCAGATATTCCATCACTTGTTAAAAACACTATATCACCAGGGTCAACTACTGTCATAGCAACAGTAAGATTGCTGAGTTCAGGGTTCTGTCCATCAACAGGCCCTAGAGCACCAAGAGCATCCCTCATGTCTCGCATTGAATAAATGTCATGAGATCCTaccaaataaaaactaattttaatcaacAGTGTCCAGGTTGGTGTACAAATCAATGTCATTCAAAAATATAGcattacaattttttaaaccACTAAGAACTGTAAGGCATATTGATTATTCCATTCTGAACCATAAAAAAACTTTAGAAACAATACCAAACATTAGGAATAATAAAACTCAATCATAAATTCAGACTAACATTTCTTTGAACAGTAAAGTTAAGAGtcaaacagtgttaaaatgtttacTGAAGAGGTTGAGAcagattataaattaaaaaaaaaagattaaatgcAGAAATATGAAGAACactatttcataaaaatgtattataatggGTGAAGTGTTTCATTCTATTATacacatatttagaaaattaatatttttatttagaaatatactttttgttttataaatgaaactgaTTTTAGTGTCATATCAGCTACTAACACTTGCAGAAAAAGAGCAAAAAAACTTGTTTTCTCCATTGCATTGTATACTGTCCTTAGACAAAAGATTGGCATGTGGAGAGGGAAAGGAAGATTTCATTTCAGCCTTGGAAACTGTCTGTCAAATTAAAGGATGCCTGTTATAGGGtattaatctgaaaaaaaaaggcaAGTAAGGACACAGTGTATATAAAGAAGCAGTCAGCACCATACAGTTATTAGTGCCTTTCATAAATTGTGAGAAAAATGTAAGGATAAGAAAGAAGAGTTTGAAGTATTGGTAGGGCTTATGATTGACCAGTTGGTTTGCTATACTCTTGACGACAATCTTTAAGAACAAATCAAGTATCTCAGTCTCATAATATCTAGGTTTTAAAGATATTATATCAAGAAAGCACGCTCCTTTGACTTCTTATTGGTGGGGGAAGTCAGACTAAAAAATTCAGTACCCTTTTTATCATTAATCGCATACATATGCTCTACGTGTATATCATGATAATGGAAATATCCTAGTTAGAATAACAAGGCAAGGTATGTAGTGTGAAAACCACTAGCTTCCTAagctatgaaaaaaaacaacttttaaattccAAGTggatagtt is from Tachypleus tridentatus isolate NWPU-2018 chromosome 2, ASM421037v1, whole genome shotgun sequence and encodes:
- the LOC143240647 gene encoding PP2C-like domain-containing protein CG9801 isoform X3; translation: MDSYNNIENVATDDLEVTTNGIHPDERIKHYEGNNQENTVQEHDFPNEGDYIAGVKNWNKPSNEAYGIATTLYECHPVTRENAGEPIADAFGVCLRENSAILVLADGVNWGEKSCLAARCAVHGCMDYLNKALYREGGKIETTLDIFICLLRSFHAAHNLILQEDGMLTTLCAAVLCQMKDSNKFIVCTCNVGDSLAYVYSKKYGVREITQGSHDIYSMRDMRDALGALGPVDGQNPELSNLTVAMTVVDPGDIVFLTSDGISDNFDPVVGKFALPKKSERTAPKATIEDTPEESKIQKQEILQRANSNGDEKHSHQAEITLPMVEAHQRHELTLLRMEDLLTNGVNEGDKPCETAHQLCEQMIDFATKLTVAKRRILEDPELYKDNAAALNQLEQRRRRRKVGEKLAMVPGKLDHATVVSCKAGIQTLSPVTALSKLRNSAI